A stretch of the Chitiniphilus purpureus genome encodes the following:
- a CDS encoding ABC transporter ATP-binding protein: protein MAHAGTLEIKSLSKQYDVKGQPLSVLEDISLTIRPGEFVSIVGSSGCGKSTLLRLVIGLEDEYRGEILLDGKRIVGTSLDRGIVFQEHRLFPWLTVEQNVGLGLLNNKAFSERQKQKTVQEHIELVGLKGFEKAYPYQLSGGMSQRVAIARALVNRPEVLLLDEPFGALDALTRSHLQQELERIWAAEGITAILVTHDVEEAVYLGDRVVVMQPRPGRIKRVVDVPLARPRERGSYAFTAIKDDVLSEFGGHDNPRQDVALIGDASRPWQFAW, encoded by the coding sequence ATGGCCCATGCCGGCACACTGGAAATCAAATCGCTGTCCAAGCAGTACGACGTCAAGGGCCAGCCCCTGTCGGTGCTGGAGGACATCTCCCTCACCATCAGGCCGGGCGAATTCGTCTCCATCGTCGGCTCGTCCGGTTGCGGCAAGTCCACGCTGCTGCGCCTGGTGATCGGGCTGGAGGACGAATACCGGGGCGAGATCCTGCTCGACGGCAAGCGCATCGTTGGCACCAGCCTGGATCGCGGCATCGTGTTCCAGGAGCACCGGCTGTTCCCGTGGCTGACGGTGGAGCAGAACGTGGGCCTGGGCCTGTTGAACAACAAAGCGTTCAGCGAGCGCCAGAAACAGAAGACCGTCCAGGAACACATTGAACTGGTCGGCCTCAAGGGTTTCGAGAAGGCCTATCCCTACCAGCTTTCCGGCGGCATGAGCCAGCGCGTGGCCATCGCGCGCGCGCTGGTGAACCGCCCCGAGGTGCTGCTGCTGGACGAACCGTTCGGCGCGCTCGATGCGCTGACCCGCTCGCACCTGCAGCAGGAGCTGGAGCGCATCTGGGCCGCCGAGGGCATCACCGCCATCCTGGTGACGCACGATGTGGAGGAGGCGGTGTACCTGGGCGACCGGGTGGTGGTGATGCAGCCGCGCCCGGGTCGCATCAAGCGCGTGGTCGACGTGCCGTTGGCACGGCCGCGCGAACGGGGCAGCTACGCCTTCACGGCGATCAAGGATGATGTACTCTCGGAATTCGGCGGGCACGACAACCCGCGGCAGGACGTGGCGCTGATCGGCGACGCGTCGCGCCCCTGGCAGTTCGCCTGGTAG
- a CDS encoding ABC transporter permease, translating into MRLNPASRDWRGLVLPAVFLTVWALVTQAGWVDTRLIVPPEKVLAVAWDYVAGGTFLKALAASLWRDGAGFVTGAAAGILLGSLLGVSRWAERLLGPTFHAVRQISLFAWIPLLSIWLGYNDTSRIVFVAVSVFYPVTLATFDGVRSITRAQLEVAQVYAFTGAQRFTRLILPAASPQIIAGLNLGLVYAWLATIGAEFLLPAYGEVGLGDTVIRGRAAFNVELVVFGMVLIGTVGALLNQLATRLEARALRWRGDR; encoded by the coding sequence ATGCGTCTGAATCCCGCTTCCCGCGACTGGCGCGGCCTGGTGCTGCCCGCCGTCTTTCTCACCGTCTGGGCACTGGTCACCCAGGCCGGCTGGGTCGATACCCGGCTGATCGTGCCGCCGGAAAAAGTGCTCGCGGTGGCGTGGGACTACGTGGCCGGCGGCACCTTCCTCAAGGCGCTGGCCGCCAGCCTGTGGCGCGACGGCGCGGGCTTTGTGACAGGCGCAGCCGCCGGCATCCTGCTGGGCAGCCTGCTCGGCGTATCGCGCTGGGCCGAGCGCCTGCTCGGGCCGACCTTCCACGCGGTGCGGCAGATCTCGCTGTTCGCGTGGATTCCGCTGCTGTCGATCTGGCTGGGCTACAACGACACCTCGCGCATTGTGTTCGTCGCTGTCTCGGTGTTCTACCCGGTGACGCTCGCCACCTTTGACGGGGTACGCAGCATCACCCGCGCCCAGCTGGAAGTGGCGCAGGTCTATGCGTTCACCGGCGCACAGCGCTTCACCCGGCTGATCCTGCCGGCCGCCTCGCCGCAGATCATCGCCGGCCTCAACCTGGGCCTGGTCTATGCCTGGCTCGCCACCATCGGCGCCGAGTTCCTGTTGCCGGCCTACGGCGAGGTGGGCCTGGGCGACACAGTGATCCGCGGCCGCGCGGCCTTCAATGTCGAGCTCGTCGTCTTCGGCATGGTGCTGATCGGCACAGTCGGCGCCCTGCTCAACCAGCTTGCCACCCGCCTCGAAGCCCGCGCGCTGCGCTGGCGTGGCGACCGGTGA
- a CDS encoding ABC transporter substrate-binding protein codes for MLQRIRIALVTAAAAMAGLALAAQPAVIRIGVASPTVGTAFTAGSAGIAYTRGWIDDEFRQDGIKVEWHFFKGAGPAVNEALTNKQLDFALQGDFPSTVGHSVGLKTRIIAMAGVRTNLYLAVPTGSPVKTVADLKGRKVGLFVGTNLQLPANRILADHGLAERDLKIVNLDLAGIDAALSSNDLDAGFSDQRVLKLRDQGKVRIVYTTRGHAPRYTRQNALLVTDHFARRYPDATTRVVRGLVKAARWVADDKNANEAYALWARMGVPEAVIREDYSGESLQSQFSPLLDDFAVARYREVADGLLQLRLIRKPVAVPTWFDRRFLDAALRQTGLAGYWQPIDADGRRLAGAAAPQRTRL; via the coding sequence ATGCTGCAACGCATCCGCATTGCCCTCGTCACCGCCGCGGCCGCCATGGCCGGACTCGCGCTTGCCGCGCAGCCCGCGGTGATCCGCATCGGCGTGGCCTCGCCCACCGTCGGCACTGCGTTTACCGCCGGCAGCGCCGGCATCGCCTACACCCGTGGCTGGATCGACGACGAATTCAGGCAGGACGGCATCAAGGTCGAGTGGCATTTCTTCAAGGGCGCCGGCCCGGCGGTGAACGAGGCGCTGACCAACAAGCAGCTCGATTTCGCGCTGCAGGGCGACTTCCCGTCCACCGTGGGGCACTCGGTCGGGCTCAAGACCCGCATCATCGCGATGGCCGGCGTGCGCACCAACCTCTACCTTGCCGTGCCCACGGGCTCGCCCGTGAAGACGGTGGCCGACCTCAAGGGGCGCAAGGTGGGCCTTTTCGTCGGCACCAACCTGCAGCTGCCGGCCAATCGGATCCTAGCCGACCATGGCCTTGCCGAGCGCGATCTGAAGATCGTGAACCTCGATCTTGCCGGCATCGACGCGGCGCTGAGCAGTAACGACCTCGACGCCGGCTTCTCGGACCAGCGGGTGCTGAAGCTGCGCGACCAGGGCAAGGTGCGCATCGTCTACACCACGCGCGGCCATGCGCCGCGCTACACCCGGCAGAACGCGCTGCTGGTCACCGACCACTTCGCCCGCCGCTACCCGGACGCGACCACCCGCGTGGTCCGCGGCCTGGTGAAAGCCGCGCGCTGGGTGGCCGATGACAAAAACGCCAATGAAGCCTACGCGCTGTGGGCACGGATGGGCGTGCCCGAAGCGGTGATCCGCGAGGATTACTCGGGCGAATCGCTGCAAAGCCAGTTCAGCCCGCTGCTCGACGACTTCGCGGTGGCGCGCTACCGCGAGGTGGCCGACGGGCTGTTGCAGCTCAGGCTGATCCGCAAGCCCGTGGCGGTGCCGACCTGGTTCGACCGCCGCTTCCTTGATGCCGCGCTCAGACAGACCGGACTCGCCGGCTACTGGCAACCCATCGACGCCGACGGCAGGCGCCTTGCCGGCGCGGCGGCCCCGCAACGCACGCGCTTGTAA
- a CDS encoding ABC transporter permease, translating to MALTNLSLLYWLHPARVPKPLRGWVIPVLLFTWWWAAYRFGWSDSELFVPISKVLDTGWRMSSSGELWHSLGASLYRMSAGFVLGSLAGFVVGALLGVSRGFERLIGPSFHTIKQVSLLAWIPLISVWFGLGDPAKIAFLSLAAFFPVVLNTFEGIRGVVHEHVEVGRVFAYSRWQVFSRVVLPSATPSIFTGVYLALIYAWLATLGAEYLLTSGAGIGNLLVDGREHFWMDQVLLGVLVVGLVGFVLNWSAGKVEARLLRWRGRSVARF from the coding sequence ATGGCGCTGACCAACCTTTCCCTTCTCTACTGGCTGCACCCGGCCCGAGTGCCCAAGCCGCTGCGCGGCTGGGTGATTCCGGTGCTGCTGTTCACCTGGTGGTGGGCGGCCTACCGCTTCGGCTGGAGCGATTCGGAGTTGTTCGTGCCGATCTCCAAGGTGCTCGACACCGGCTGGCGCATGAGCAGCAGCGGCGAGCTGTGGCATTCGCTCGGTGCCAGCCTGTACCGGATGAGCGCCGGCTTCGTGCTGGGCAGCCTTGCCGGCTTCGTGGTCGGGGCGCTGCTGGGCGTGTCGCGCGGGTTCGAGCGGCTGATCGGCCCGAGCTTCCACACCATCAAGCAGGTGTCGCTGTTGGCGTGGATTCCGCTGATCTCGGTGTGGTTCGGCCTCGGGGACCCGGCCAAGATCGCCTTCCTGTCGCTGGCGGCGTTCTTCCCGGTGGTGCTCAACACCTTCGAAGGCATCCGCGGCGTGGTGCACGAGCATGTGGAGGTTGGCCGCGTGTTTGCCTACAGCCGCTGGCAGGTGTTCAGCCGCGTGGTGCTGCCCTCGGCCACGCCGTCGATCTTCACCGGCGTCTACCTCGCACTGATCTATGCCTGGCTCGCCACGCTGGGCGCCGAGTACCTGCTTACCTCGGGGGCCGGCATCGGCAACCTGCTGGTCGATGGCCGCGAGCATTTCTGGATGGACCAGGTGCTGCTTGGCGTCCTCGTGGTCGGTCTGGTCGGCTTTGTCCTCAACTGGTCGGCCGGCAAGGTCGAGGCCCGGCTGCTGCGCTGGCGCGGCCGCTCGGTGGCACGGTTCTGA
- a CDS encoding ABC transporter substrate-binding protein yields the protein MSYLFQRLTAAALFAATTLIAHANGLPPVVRIGVASPSVGNPPRYTTGSIGLARHQGLIDAEFKGTGTRIEWFFFKGAGPAVNEALTNRQLDIVFQGDLPSLMAKAAGLNTRLVLPISIRSNVYLLVPPDSSIRGVADLKGRRVSLFRGTNAHLPINRILAAHGLKERDVRLINFDNAAAQAALTTRDIDAAFVGVESLKLVDKGIARIAYSTQGRSPVYTRQSALLATDDFARRHPDAVQRVVRGVVRAAHWASQEENRAEVFKTWALMGYPVSAFETDYARQPLKERLSPLFDPFLVGRYQDAVAGARAFRLARGNIDVERWIDRRFVDTALKDLKLTGYWQPLNAQGKPLTTQTAAR from the coding sequence ATGAGCTATCTATTCCAACGTTTGACCGCTGCGGCGCTGTTCGCCGCCACCACGCTGATCGCGCACGCCAACGGCTTGCCGCCCGTGGTGCGCATCGGCGTCGCCTCGCCGTCGGTGGGCAACCCGCCGCGCTATACCACCGGCTCGATCGGCCTCGCCCGCCATCAGGGGCTGATCGATGCCGAGTTCAAGGGCACCGGTACCCGCATCGAGTGGTTCTTCTTCAAGGGCGCCGGCCCGGCGGTGAACGAGGCGCTGACCAACAGGCAACTGGACATCGTGTTCCAGGGTGACCTGCCCTCGCTGATGGCCAAGGCCGCCGGACTCAACACCCGGCTGGTGCTGCCGATCTCGATCCGCTCCAACGTCTATCTGCTGGTGCCGCCCGACTCCAGCATCCGCGGCGTGGCCGACCTCAAGGGCAGGCGGGTATCGCTGTTCCGTGGCACCAATGCGCACCTGCCGATCAACCGCATCCTGGCCGCGCATGGCCTCAAGGAGCGCGATGTGCGGCTGATCAACTTCGACAATGCCGCAGCGCAAGCCGCGCTCACCACCCGCGACATCGACGCGGCCTTCGTCGGCGTGGAATCGCTCAAGCTGGTCGACAAGGGCATCGCCCGCATTGCCTACAGCACCCAGGGCCGGTCGCCGGTCTACACCCGCCAGAGCGCCCTGCTGGCCACCGACGATTTCGCCCGCCGCCATCCGGACGCGGTACAGCGCGTGGTGCGCGGCGTGGTGCGCGCGGCGCATTGGGCCTCGCAGGAGGAAAACCGGGCCGAGGTGTTCAAGACCTGGGCGCTGATGGGCTACCCGGTCTCGGCGTTCGAGACCGACTACGCCAGGCAGCCGCTGAAGGAGCGCCTGTCACCGCTGTTCGACCCTTTCCTGGTCGGCCGCTACCAGGATGCCGTCGCCGGCGCCAGGGCCTTCAGGCTGGCGCGCGGCAACATCGATGTCGAGCGCTGGATCGACCGCCGCTTCGTCGACACCGCGCTCAAGGACCTGAAGCTCACCGGCTACTGGCAGCCGCTGAACGCCCAGGGCAAGCCATTGACCACCCAGACTGCCGCCCGCTGA
- a CDS encoding ABC transporter ATP-binding protein — MPPATPLPTVQRAPGTPALPQTPFRFIWYFVAQFRWWYAAMLAAETLNAGCGILIPYALSRIIKAVTTAQQQSLALVETLSVPLALFFALSIGEVLFGRLAGGIQIRLGPRQRQNVTRRVYHYLQYHSHRYLSNNFAGALAHRISETSMGVTQTLWALITEFWPIFIVFSVSIVLLYGAHPSLAAFVLAWAVLFIGISYLLARRAQPYAFHASNARSDTTGQIVDSVTNLASARLFARLGYERTLLDETLKRELKAVRTANGYSERVRWFQFSAAAVLKIGTLYYALQLWGRGEIGVAEFVMAVSLALLIINEARNLSRRFLEFFEFIGNVANGVHTIVRSHELVDAPGATAMPIHQGAIEFRRVQFGYDRTRPVFRGLDLTIPAGQRVGLVGFSGSGKSTFVSTLLRLYDLDGGQILIDGIDIRRLTQDALHAQIGLIPQDPTLFHRSLRENIRYGRLAAGDAEVEDAARKAHAHDFIIQLGEGYDAMVGERGVKLSGGQRQRIAIARVILKDAPILILDEATASLDSITERAIQETLDEVMTGKTVLVVAHRLSTIAHLDRILVFDNGCIVEDGSHAELLALHGAYWRLWRRQSDGFLPESLDGEARTRPGVAAAAAGTATTAAALPTRETAPADQPGPRIDPDVSFA, encoded by the coding sequence ATGCCCCCTGCCACCCCGCTTCCCACCGTGCAACGCGCGCCCGGCACGCCGGCGCTGCCGCAGACACCGTTCCGTTTCATCTGGTATTTCGTCGCACAGTTCCGCTGGTGGTACGCCGCCATGCTTGCCGCCGAAACACTGAACGCAGGCTGCGGCATCCTCATCCCCTACGCGCTGTCGCGCATCATCAAGGCGGTGACCACCGCGCAGCAACAGTCGCTGGCGCTGGTCGAGACGCTGTCCGTACCGCTGGCGCTCTTCTTTGCCTTGTCCATCGGCGAGGTGCTGTTCGGCCGGCTGGCGGGCGGCATCCAGATCCGGCTCGGGCCGCGCCAGCGGCAGAACGTGACCCGCCGCGTCTACCACTACCTGCAGTACCACTCGCACCGCTACTTGAGCAACAATTTCGCCGGCGCGCTGGCACACCGCATCAGCGAGACCTCGATGGGCGTGACGCAGACGCTGTGGGCGCTGATCACCGAGTTCTGGCCGATCTTCATCGTGTTCAGCGTCTCCATCGTGCTGCTGTACGGCGCGCACCCCTCGCTTGCCGCCTTCGTGCTGGCCTGGGCGGTGCTGTTCATCGGCATCTCCTATCTGCTGGCGCGGCGCGCGCAGCCCTATGCGTTTCACGCGTCGAACGCCCGCAGCGACACCACCGGGCAGATCGTCGATTCGGTGACCAACCTCGCCAGCGCGCGGCTGTTCGCCCGGCTCGGTTACGAGCGCACGCTGCTCGATGAAACGTTGAAGCGCGAGCTGAAAGCGGTGCGTACCGCCAACGGCTATTCCGAGCGGGTGCGCTGGTTCCAGTTCTCCGCCGCCGCCGTGCTCAAGATCGGCACGCTCTACTACGCGTTGCAGCTGTGGGGGCGCGGCGAGATCGGCGTGGCCGAGTTCGTGATGGCGGTGAGCCTGGCGCTCCTGATCATCAACGAGGCGCGCAACCTCTCGCGGCGCTTCCTGGAATTCTTCGAGTTCATCGGCAATGTGGCCAACGGCGTGCACACCATCGTGCGCAGTCACGAGCTGGTCGATGCGCCCGGGGCCACAGCGATGCCGATCCACCAGGGCGCGATCGAGTTCCGGCGCGTGCAGTTCGGCTACGACCGGACACGGCCGGTGTTCCGTGGGCTCGACCTCACCATCCCGGCCGGGCAGCGCGTCGGGCTGGTCGGCTTTTCGGGCTCGGGCAAGTCCACCTTCGTCAGCACGCTGCTGCGGCTCTACGACCTGGATGGCGGGCAGATCCTGATCGACGGCATCGATATCCGCAGGCTGACGCAGGACGCGCTGCACGCCCAGATCGGGCTGATCCCGCAGGACCCGACGTTGTTCCACCGCTCGCTGCGCGAGAACATCCGCTACGGCCGGCTGGCAGCGGGCGATGCCGAGGTGGAGGACGCCGCGAGGAAGGCCCATGCGCATGATTTCATCATCCAGCTGGGCGAGGGGTACGACGCCATGGTCGGCGAGCGTGGCGTCAAGCTCTCCGGCGGCCAGCGCCAGCGCATCGCCATCGCCCGCGTCATCCTCAAGGATGCGCCCATCCTGATCCTGGACGAGGCCACCGCCAGCCTGGACTCGATCACCGAGCGCGCGATCCAGGAGACGCTGGACGAGGTGATGACGGGCAAGACCGTACTGGTGGTGGCGCATCGGCTCTCCACCATTGCCCATCTGGACCGCATCCTGGTGTTCGACAACGGCTGCATCGTCGAGGACGGCAGCCACGCCGAGCTGCTGGCGCTGCACGGCGCCTATTGGCGGCTGTGGCGCAGGCAGTCCGATGGCTTCCTGCCCGAAAGCCTCGACGGCGAGGCACGCACGCGGCCGGGCGTTGCAGCGGCTGCGGCCGGAACCGCCACAACCGCCGCAGCGCTGCCGACGCGCGAGACAGCACCTGCCGACCAGCCCGGGCCGCGCATCGATCCGGATGTGTCGTTCGCCTGA
- a CDS encoding ABC transporter permease: MSTTAASTLALGEDVPTQAPPARPVKPPFNWRALRQKAGHWLLAWPVPLAVLLAWQLAAQYELIPAQILPSPLTVAATCADLFNTGELQTHTLISLQRVLWGFLTGAGLGIALGVAMGLSPLAKDYLYPTFKTFAQVPSLGWLPLLMMLVGIDEALKIILIAKSAFVPITLNTYKGLQGVPNSYIEVAKVYGFNRRQLLRRVVLPAAFPPIWNGVRYGLTHSWLALVGVELLASSEGVGFLIVYGRQLYQLDVVLAAVIVVGGVGFALDKILALIEHRLLRWRREAF; this comes from the coding sequence ATGTCCACCACCGCCGCATCCACCCTGGCCCTGGGCGAGGACGTACCCACCCAGGCCCCGCCAGCCCGCCCTGTGAAGCCGCCGTTCAACTGGCGCGCGCTGCGGCAGAAGGCCGGCCACTGGCTGCTGGCCTGGCCGGTACCGCTCGCCGTGCTGCTGGCCTGGCAGCTTGCCGCGCAGTACGAGCTGATCCCGGCGCAGATCCTGCCCTCGCCGCTGACCGTGGCCGCCACCTGCGCCGATCTCTTCAATACCGGCGAATTGCAGACGCACACGCTGATCAGCCTGCAGCGCGTGCTGTGGGGCTTTCTCACCGGCGCGGGGCTTGGCATCGCGCTTGGCGTGGCCATGGGGCTGTCGCCGCTGGCCAAGGATTATCTGTATCCCACGTTCAAGACCTTCGCCCAGGTGCCGTCGCTGGGCTGGCTGCCGCTTCTGATGATGCTGGTCGGCATCGATGAGGCGCTGAAGATCATCCTGATCGCCAAATCGGCGTTCGTGCCGATCACGCTCAACACCTACAAGGGTCTGCAGGGCGTGCCGAACAGCTATATCGAGGTGGCCAAGGTCTATGGCTTCAACCGCCGGCAGCTGCTGCGCCGCGTGGTGTTGCCGGCCGCCTTCCCGCCGATCTGGAACGGCGTGCGCTACGGCCTCACCCATTCGTGGCTGGCGCTGGTCGGCGTGGAGCTGCTGGCATCGAGCGAAGGTGTGGGCTTTCTCATCGTCTATGGCCGCCAGCTCTACCAGCTCGATGTGGTGCTGGCCGCGGTGATCGTGGTCGGCGGCGTCGGCTTCGCGCTCGACAAGATCCTCGCGTTGATCGAACACCGGCTGCTGCGCTGGCGCCGCGAAGCATTCTGA
- a CDS encoding MFS transporter, producing the protein MGTLKLPVALAVLRHRDFTRYLAARLIVALAMQMVNVAIGWQVYDLTGDMLDLGLVGLAQFAPFLVLILPAGQIADRYDRRRVLQVSFALQAATAVALWVFSIRGLSVVWPIFAVLVLAGCARALAMPAGQAIVMNLVPAADFGRATALSSSSFHAAVIAGPVLGGLLYLAGPQVVYGAATVLLITSVVLMLAVRPQQSGQRSPLSLSGVLEGFRFVRSRPVVLGAISLDLFAVLFGGVTALLPVFARDVLAVGPTGLGLLRTAPAVGAAFTSVLLAVRPITRHAGNWMFGGVALYGVATIVFGLSTNLALSVFALALTGAGDMVSVFVRHLLVQLETPDAIRGRVSAVNAVFIGASNELGEFESGLAAAWLGAVRATVLGGVVTLTVTGLWMRFFPPLARMDRFPEPVRVLPPDPAPGPAAR; encoded by the coding sequence ATGGGCACACTGAAGCTGCCGGTGGCACTGGCCGTGCTGCGCCACCGCGATTTCACGCGCTATCTTGCCGCACGGCTGATCGTGGCATTGGCGATGCAGATGGTGAACGTGGCCATCGGCTGGCAGGTGTACGACCTGACCGGCGACATGCTGGACCTGGGCCTCGTCGGGCTGGCGCAGTTCGCGCCGTTCCTGGTGCTGATCCTGCCGGCCGGCCAGATTGCCGACCGCTACGACCGGCGGCGCGTGCTTCAGGTGAGCTTCGCGCTGCAGGCGGCCACGGCCGTGGCGCTGTGGGTGTTCAGCATCCGCGGCCTGTCGGTGGTCTGGCCCATCTTCGCCGTGCTGGTGCTGGCCGGCTGCGCCCGGGCGCTGGCGATGCCGGCGGGCCAGGCCATCGTGATGAACCTGGTGCCGGCGGCCGACTTCGGCCGCGCCACCGCGCTCAGCTCATCGAGCTTCCACGCGGCGGTGATCGCCGGCCCGGTGCTGGGCGGCCTGCTGTACCTGGCCGGGCCGCAGGTGGTGTACGGCGCGGCCACGGTGCTGCTGATCACGTCGGTGGTGCTGATGCTGGCGGTGCGGCCGCAGCAGAGCGGCCAGCGCTCGCCGCTGTCGCTGTCCGGCGTGCTGGAAGGCTTTCGCTTCGTGCGTTCACGCCCGGTGGTCCTGGGCGCGATCTCGCTCGATCTGTTTGCCGTGCTGTTCGGTGGCGTGACCGCGCTGCTGCCGGTGTTCGCGCGCGATGTCCTCGCGGTCGGCCCCACAGGGCTGGGCCTGTTGCGCACCGCACCGGCGGTGGGCGCGGCGTTCACCTCGGTGCTACTGGCGGTGCGGCCCATCACGCGCCACGCCGGCAACTGGATGTTCGGCGGCGTCGCGCTGTATGGCGTGGCCACCATCGTGTTCGGGCTGTCGACCAACCTGGCGCTGTCGGTGTTCGCGCTGGCGCTGACCGGCGCCGGCGACATGGTCAGCGTGTTCGTGCGGCACCTCTTGGTACAGCTCGAAACCCCCGACGCGATCCGCGGCCGTGTCAGCGCGGTGAACGCCGTGTTCATCGGTGCTTCGAACGAACTGGGCGAGTTCGAATCGGGCCTCGCGGCCGCCTGGCTCGGCGCGGTGCGCGCCACGGTGCTGGGCGGCGTGGTCACGCTGACCGTCACCGGGCTGTGGATGCGGTTCTTTCCACCGCTCGCCCGCATGGACCGCTTTCCCGAGCCGGTGCGCGTGCTGCCGCCGGATCCTGCGCCAGGGCCGGCCGCACGCTAG